A region of the Mytilus edulis chromosome 11, xbMytEdul2.2, whole genome shotgun sequence genome:
GTCTGTGCATAAACCTTACATTTAGTTCCTTCGTAAAACATGATTGTCACCAAAACCACGCACGTCCAATAAAAGGCACACAGAGGGAAACGGTGAAGGAAATGTTTAAATATGGACAAAAACCATACAAACACTACTTGACAAAATTTCAAGAAACACCAAATGACGTCAAGATAGCAGGCAATTTCTCAAATTTCGGTAATAAATTAGGAACCTTTCAGAAAATTTCAAGTGAAACAAAGTACCCCATCAAAATGGATCAAGCGGAATTTGAAAGTTTACTATTAGTAGCCGAAAAAATGAAGGAGGACTCAGTTGCAAAAATACTGCCTGGTTGTATACGACACATCGCCATTTTACCCCCTTATTTAATGTATTGGACAGAAGCAGGAGTACGAATCTGGCATGATATGGCAAAAGAAGGAGTAGATTACTTTGATGCCACGGGGACAGTTGTAAGTCCAAGAGGCGATGGCTATAAATTTTATTACTATGTATTGGCGTGTCACAATCCGATTCCTGGAGAGTCAATAATCCCCGTATCAAGTATGGTTTCAACCTTGCATTCCACTCCGCTAATTCGTTTCTGGTTGGCAGAATTCCGCAGATccggaaaaaaaaatatttggccaTCCAAACGCTTCGGTTCCTCACCAATTGACAAGTGACCGGAGTATGGCACTGATACAGGCTGGGTTGTCTGAattcaataatgaaaatttaaacgGATTTCGAAGCCGAGCCTGGAGAATTTTATCCGGAAATGGTTTTAATGGCGACTTTGAGTGTATGTTTCCACATGCCTGTTTAGCGCATGTAATGTCGTCTTTTAAGAAAGTAACTCTGGAACATTATAAATCCAACTTTGATTTCGGTATGTATTGCTTCAGTGTGGTACTGAATTCAGCAGATCTAACAGAGGCTAGCACAATGCTAAGAGCAGTTTACCATGTCCTGATGTCAAAAGTGTTAGATAAGAAAACACTTTTCCATCTGGAACAGATACAATTGGCAGTCGCTAAATTGCCAAAAGATATTATTAGCCCACATGATTCTGAGGACCTGGAAGTTTACCAAGAAAATCACATACAACTGCTGTTCACTGAAACTTTAAATCCAAATCAGTATACCGAGGAAGATTTCCAAAACCGATCCACCAATAATGATTTTTCCACATGGTCTGAAAAAATTTTAAAGGATGTGAATGTAGAAATCAAAAAGGCTTTCTTTGTTGAGGTTACGGGGTCCAAAACTCTTGCCGACAAACTGCACAAATTGTATATCCCAACCATAGCACTGTGGTCAAACATGTTGCTTGGAGATTTATCTAGGCACGGAAAGACCAATCCTTATATTGTTGCAAAGAAGAAATGGATGGTGCAGAGAACAAATTCTAGAATAGAAAAGAGAAGTACTTAAAGAGATCGCTTTGGATGGAACCACTGTATCTAGGCTGGACGAGTTATCAGCGAAGTTGAAAGATCATATAACTGCTGTACAGGATGTCGcagttttaaaaattgcaaagaaagGAAGAAAAGTAACTACTAGTATGCGCATTGGACCAAGCAAACAAACTATGCAGGAAAACTGGGATAAGAAGCCGCCGAAAGATCAAGTACACCAAACATTGGGTAAATATCAAAAACCACCAAAAGATCCTCAAGTACACAAAGCATTTGGTAAATATCAGAATCCCCCACTtgagaataaaagaaaaagacaacaaGAAAATGCAGCCCAAAAAATAACAGTAAGGGACAAGTCGGAACAGGAACATCAAATTAAACCGGGGAATACTTCGGAAGACTTTTCGTACCATGGGAAGGGAACTGCCCGACTGAAAAGCTTTACAAGATCTGGAGACAGCTAAACTTTCTGAAATCAAGATTAAGAGGATTACAAAATCTAGGCAACACATGTTGGTTTAACGCATGTCTTGTGACCTTAGCAACTACAGACATCATGCAATTAGCACTTGATAAGTTCTGTGGTGATTTCAACTTCTGTCCAAGAATGACTGATGTCCTCCGATTAATGGAAAAAATGCAGAGATATGATGCGGACATATTTGATTATGATATATAAACTTGTGTAATAGCCTGCAAACAGAATTATGGTATGGTTCCACTTCAACAAAACGATGCTGAAGAATATTTTGGTGCTGTACTACATGACTTAAACGATGCTTCAGGAGGTGATCACATGATAAAGGTATTGGAGttgaaaaatttaaatgtatgtaACCCAAGTTTCAGAGACCGTTCGTACGTTCGTTCGTCCTTCAGTCCGTGATTTCTTACCAACTGTCAAACTGGAGACCGATTATTTATGGTAAGCCCAGTACCTGGTATACAGCTACCTAGATTCATTAGTATAGGAAAATACAAAGCGCTACTCATCCACAAAGACCAAATTGTAGTAAATCCTTATGCTAAATGTAACAAGTGTTTACAGACGGGACACAAACAGGAGACCTGTGACAATGACTGGGTATGTAACTCCTGTGGCAAATCAGGTCATAAAGCCAAAGAATGTCAACAACCGATGGATGATCCAACAGCAGATCAAGATCAGAATGGTGATTCGATTGTTACTGATAGTGTACCTGAAGCTGCTAACATTGATAACGCTAAAGATGAAACTAAAGATAAGCAACCCACAAGTGAAAGTAGTGAAGATTCAAATGATGACAGCGAAGATGATGACCAACAATTGGTAGTCCACAAAGAACCTGAACAAATTACTGCGATCAGTGAGCagacaaacaaaaaagacaaaaagacaaatggaaaaaaatcaaacaaaaataaatcaaacaaacaaaatcttccCAAATCAGCTTCTGGACCTTTGGATCACTATATGAGCTTTAAAGATCCGAAAACTCCAAGCCAATCAACGGGGAAAAGGCAAGCAACAACGCCGACTGATGAATTACACAAAAGAGTAGTCGAGCCGACAAAACAGAAGACAAATCCCTAACCAGTGTCCTAGTTAACTTTAATGTACAGTAGTGTGATTTTCAATGCACAGTTTTTGTGCTTGTGTATATATGTTAGTAATATTTTGATCTTAtctgaaaaatgtgaaaaaaataattcattgtgTGATACAATATTAGATTGTATACACtctgtaaagaaaaatatattaaatgttgacatgaaatattttatttatatgaatatcatgaaaacaaatgaatatgatCAAATAGTTGATTCATTGAAagttattatcatctttttattAACCATGAATCAATTCCAAACACCTGTAAATCCTAATCTGAA
Encoded here:
- the LOC139494451 gene encoding uncharacterized protein; this translates as MVPLQQNDAEEYFGAVLHDLNDASGGDHMIKTGHKQETCDNDWVCNSCGKSGHKAKECQQPMDDPTADQDQNGDSIVTDSVPEAANIDNAKDETKDKQPTSESSEDSNDDSEDDDQQLVVHKEPEQITAISEQTNKKDKKTNGKKSNKNKSNKQNLPKSASGPLDHYMSFKDPKTPSQSTGKRQATTPTDELHKRVVEPTKQKTNP